One Hevea brasiliensis isolate MT/VB/25A 57/8 chromosome 5, ASM3005281v1, whole genome shotgun sequence genomic region harbors:
- the LOC110671451 gene encoding sugar transporter ESL1, protein MERGCIEEGLPTTRPLLLDAQPTPNTIHEISNFNRAARDSSIASVLFLSTFIAVCGSFCYGCSVGYSSPAESGIIQDLGLSLAAYSVFGSILTIGGMIGAIISGKIADVVGRRRTMLLAELFCTPGWLAIAFAKDAWWLDIGRLLIGLGVGLLTYVVPVYVAEITPKSLRGRFTSANQMLTSCGFAFSYCIGNIISWRTLALLGSIPCLLQLLGLFFIPESPRWLAKRGREKEFEASLQHLWGKNADVSVETMDIRDIIESFQHNSEGNALDLFQRRYCYSIIVGVGLMLLQQFGGNSGVVYYSSTIFAEADFSTILGTTALAIILLVAATVSLLLMDIFGRRTLLMVSSGGTCLFLCLVGLSFLLKEHGYLKELTPFMAFAGLLGYLAAFGVGISGIPWVIMSEIFPVSFKASAGSLVTLTNWSCSWLVSYTFNFMMEWSSAGTFFIFATMCGFTVLFVWKLVPETKGRTLEEIQAKMVFNPQDI, encoded by the exons ATGGAAAGAGGGTGCATAGAAGAAGGGCTGCCGACGACGAGGCCTTTGCTTCTTGATGCACAGCCGACGCCCAACACTATTCATGAGATTAGTAACTTCAACAGAGCGGCCAGAGATTCCTCCATCGCTTCAGTTCTTTTCCTTAGCACCTTCATCGCTGTCTGTGGCTCCTTCTGCTATGGCTGTTCC GTGGGTTATTCGTCGCCGGCAGAATCTGGAATCATCCAAGACTTAGGCCTCTCTTTGGCAGCA TACTCAGTTTTTGGGTCCATACTGACAATTGGAGGAATGATAGGTGCAATTATAAGTGGGAAGATAGCTGATGTTGTCGGTCGGAGACGA ACAATGTTATTAGCAGAATTATTCTGCACTCCAGGGTGGCTTGCAATAGCCTTTGCCaag GATGCATGGTGGCTGGATATTGGAAGACTGTTGATTGGACTTGGAGTAGGGCTTCTTACTTATGTG GTACCTGTATACGTGGCAGAAATTACACCTAAGAGCCTCAGAGGACGATTTACGTCAGCCAATCAG ATGTTAACTAGTTGTGGCTTTGCATTCTCATACTGTATTGGAAATATAATTTCTTGGCGCACCTTGGCTCTACttg GTTCTATTCCATGCCTGTTGCAACTTCTGGGTTTATTTTTTATTCCTGAGTCTCCTAGATGGCTG GCGAAACGTGGCAGAGAAAAAGAATTTGAAGCTTCTTTGCAACATCTTTGGGGAAAAAATGCAGATGTATCTGTAGAAACAATGGATATAAGA GATATTATCGAAAGCTTTCAACACAATTCAGAAGGCAATGCTCTTGACTTGTTCCAGAGGAGATATTGTTATTCGATCATT GTTGGAGTAGGGCTAATGTTACTGCAACAATTTGGAGGGAACAGTGGCGTGGTATATTATAGCAGTACCATATTTGCGGAAGCTG ATTTTTCTACAATTCTTGGAACTACAGCGTTAGCTATTATATTG CTGGTAGCAGCTACTGTGAGTCTACTCCTAATGGATATATTTGGAAGACGAACTCTCCTGATG GTTTCTTCTGGAGGAACATGCTTGTTCTTGTGCCTAGTTGGATTATCATTCTTATTGAAG gaACATGGATATTTGAAGGAGCTCACTCCATTTATGGCATTTGCTGGCTTATTG GGTTATCTCGCAGCTTTTGGAGTAGGCATATCAGGAATACCATGGGTTATCATGTCAGAG ATATTTCCTGTAAGTTTCAAGGCCTCAGCCGGAAGCCTAGTTACCTTAACCAATTGGTCCTGCTCCTGGCTTGTGTCTTACACATTCAACTTTATGATGGAATGGAGCTCTGCAG GCACATTTTTCATCTTTGCGACTATGTGTGGTTtcactgttttatttgtttggaagTTGGTGCCAGAGACCAAAGGACGAACATTGGAAGAAATTCAAGCAAAAATGGTTTTTAATCCACAAGACATATGA